Proteins encoded together in one Pseudomonadota bacterium window:
- a CDS encoding formate dehydrogenase subunit delta, with translation MASVENGVAAATANAAPKDEVIEMGQLITMANQIGDFFSPYPAERALEGLRNHFRCYWDPRMRDALLKHIEAGAEGLHERVVQGALMLREAQAEKAGYYGPPKA, from the coding sequence ATGGCGAGCGTAGAGAATGGTGTGGCAGCGGCTACGGCCAACGCAGCGCCCAAGGATGAGGTGATCGAGATGGGCCAGCTGATCACTATGGCCAACCAGATCGGGGACTTCTTCTCCCCGTACCCGGCGGAGCGTGCGCTGGAGGGCCTGCGCAACCACTTCCGCTGCTACTGGGATCCGCGCATGCGCGATGCCCTGCTCAAGCACATCGAGGCGGGTGCCGAGGGATTGCACGAACGTGTGGTCCAGGGCGCGTTGATGCTACGCGAGGCGCAGGCGGAGAAAGCCGGCTACTACGGCCCCCCGAAGGCCTGA
- a CDS encoding MBL fold metallo-hydrolase, which produces MIPPNTLAKAGSLGLCLLVLLGAVARSHAPGAAEYVGNEGVLVTHGAHGVLFDALFDQSYGNYVVPSDEVYADINAAEPPFDGVSALFVSHVHGDHFGAERVLGYLQAQPKVRVFGPRAVKGALAQAGADEDLLSRVTVFASQPGDAPARTTVDGLSVHVVAVPHANPQRFAGLQNLVFRVTLDDALTVMHFGDADPVLDNFAPHFPLWQAAGEAAALFPPAWFLRGMQGRAILERIDARAVIGIHVPAAAQADPKAYREALGGDAFVTPGERRALSHGEAP; this is translated from the coding sequence ATGATCCCACCCAACACCCTCGCCAAGGCCGGCTCGCTGGGCCTGTGCTTGCTCGTACTGCTCGGGGCGGTCGCCCGAAGCCATGCGCCGGGCGCTGCCGAGTACGTTGGCAACGAGGGCGTGCTCGTCACCCACGGGGCGCACGGCGTGCTGTTCGATGCGCTCTTCGATCAGTCCTACGGCAACTACGTGGTGCCGTCCGATGAGGTCTACGCCGACATCAACGCGGCGGAGCCTCCCTTCGACGGGGTCAGCGCGTTGTTCGTCAGTCATGTCCACGGCGATCATTTCGGCGCTGAGCGAGTGCTCGGCTACCTGCAGGCGCAGCCGAAGGTGCGGGTGTTCGGGCCGCGGGCCGTGAAGGGCGCGTTGGCCCAGGCCGGGGCGGACGAAGACCTGCTGAGCCGCGTGACCGTCTTCGCCTCGCAGCCGGGTGATGCACCGGCGCGCACGACGGTCGACGGCTTGAGCGTGCATGTGGTGGCCGTGCCGCACGCCAATCCCCAGCGCTTCGCGGGGCTGCAGAACCTGGTGTTTCGCGTCACGCTGGACGATGCGCTGACGGTGATGCACTTCGGCGATGCGGATCCTGTGCTCGACAACTTCGCCCCGCATTTTCCGCTCTGGCAGGCGGCCGGTGAGGCCGCTGCCCTGTTTCCGCCGGCGTGGTTCCTGCGCGGCATGCAAGGGCGCGCCATCCTCGAACGGATCGATGCGCGCGCGGTGATCGGCATCCATGTACCGGCCGCTGCGCAGGCTGATCCGAAGGCCTACCGCGAGGCATTGGGGGGCGATGCCTTCGTGACCCCGGGCGAGCGCAGGGCGCTCTCCCACGGAGAAGCCCCATGA
- a CDS encoding S41 family peptidase produces MRRLGAGGWALCLVCLLVGRAVGDEVATDVAAQASGSPLTTVILVRHAEKGSTPPGDPPLTAAGQARAEAIAQLLARAEVTASVDAVYASPYERTRETARPLAVLAGVAISAYDPRDSEAIAARVLTEHAGGTVLVVGHSNTLPSLVDAFGGEQPAPPIEDDEYDNLYVLSVPSPPGQASVLRLTLPDAVAPSAIPSLSSLAATQAWHLVGEHFLDPLAVTGPAWQRAFAEHVAPLPSTADPTQASAAINAMLAGLHTSHTSHYTPRDTAWYQLLGIFGEQFPALRERHFAGGDGVVSYEGLPIAVRRVDGRVFVSGRYRAVHLAGDEDLLVGDELLTVDGEPFDEVEPFRAKAGSAVALGVRRSPQGPVITVPVIVERLRPARMFLDALQRSAQVLAPTPGVRIAHVPMWSYAGIQYHDALRSLLRQPPFAEADALVLDLRGGWGGADPSYADYFLARTATLAMRSRTGEESTYNDHWVKPLVVLVDGGTRSGKEVLAHTLQAHGVPVVGEQTAGAVTAGRPFVLLDDSLLYLAVAAVTVDGRTLEGEGVRPDIVVDRRLPYSAGADPQLARAIALAQASLQPADSSSR; encoded by the coding sequence ATGAGGCGGCTGGGCGCTGGCGGTTGGGCGCTGTGCCTCGTGTGCCTGCTCGTCGGCCGCGCCGTCGGGGATGAGGTAGCGACCGACGTCGCGGCGCAGGCGTCAGGCTCCCCGTTGACCACGGTGATCCTCGTGCGACACGCGGAGAAGGGCAGCACGCCGCCGGGCGATCCACCGCTCACCGCGGCGGGTCAGGCACGCGCGGAGGCGATCGCCCAGCTACTTGCTCGCGCCGAAGTGACCGCGTCCGTCGACGCTGTCTACGCCTCGCCCTACGAGCGAACGCGCGAGACGGCTCGACCCCTCGCGGTGCTCGCGGGCGTGGCGATCAGCGCCTACGACCCGCGTGACAGCGAGGCGATCGCCGCTCGTGTGTTGACCGAGCACGCCGGCGGCACGGTGCTGGTGGTGGGACACAGCAACACCTTGCCGAGCCTGGTGGACGCCTTCGGCGGTGAGCAACCGGCGCCGCCTATAGAAGATGATGAGTACGACAACCTCTACGTACTGAGCGTGCCCTCACCGCCGGGGCAGGCTTCGGTTTTGCGGCTCACGCTGCCCGATGCTGTGGCGCCATCAGCCATTCCCAGTCTCTCGTCCCTCGCGGCCACCCAGGCGTGGCACCTGGTCGGCGAGCACTTTCTCGACCCCCTCGCCGTGACCGGCCCGGCGTGGCAGCGAGCGTTCGCCGAGCACGTGGCGCCCCTGCCCAGCACGGCGGACCCGACGCAGGCGAGCGCCGCGATCAACGCGATGCTCGCGGGGCTGCACACCTCCCACACGAGCCACTACACACCGCGAGATACCGCCTGGTATCAGCTCCTCGGGATCTTCGGCGAGCAGTTTCCCGCCCTGCGCGAGCGCCACTTCGCCGGTGGAGATGGCGTGGTCAGCTACGAGGGCCTGCCTATCGCCGTGCGCCGCGTGGACGGTCGTGTGTTCGTCAGCGGACGCTACCGCGCCGTCCATCTCGCCGGCGATGAAGATCTGTTGGTGGGGGACGAGCTGCTCACCGTGGACGGCGAGCCCTTCGATGAGGTCGAACCCTTCCGCGCTAAGGCGGGAAGTGCCGTGGCCTTGGGGGTTCGACGCTCGCCCCAGGGCCCGGTGATCACGGTGCCGGTGATCGTGGAGCGCTTGCGTCCTGCGCGTATGTTCCTCGACGCCTTGCAGCGCAGTGCGCAGGTGCTCGCACCCACCCCCGGTGTGCGAATCGCCCACGTGCCGATGTGGTCCTACGCCGGCATCCAGTACCACGACGCCCTGCGTTCCCTGCTGCGCCAGCCACCCTTCGCCGAGGCGGACGCGCTGGTGCTCGATCTGCGCGGAGGCTGGGGCGGGGCAGACCCCTCCTATGCGGACTACTTCCTGGCCCGCACCGCCACCTTGGCGATGCGTTCACGCACGGGCGAGGAGAGCACCTATAACGATCATTGGGTGAAGCCCCTGGTGGTGCTGGTGGATGGCGGTACGCGTAGCGGCAAGGAAGTGCTGGCGCATACGCTTCAGGCCCATGGGGTGCCCGTGGTGGGCGAGCAGACGGCGGGGGCAGTGACGGCGGGCCGCCCGTTCGTCCTGCTCGACGACAGCCTGCTCTACCTGGCCGTGGCGGCCGTCACGGTGGACGGGCGAACCCTGGAGGGCGAGGGCGTGCGCCCCGATATCGTGGTGGACCGCCGCTTGCCTTACAGCGCCGGGGCCGACCCGCAGCTCGCGCGTGCCATCGCCCTGGCGCAAGCCTCACTCCAGCCAGCTGACAGTTCCAGCCGCTGA
- a CDS encoding DUF4149 domain-containing protein yields MISQAMQVVGWWALGALFGAMVFFPAVVAPRVFRVLDGESAGNFLRALFPGYYLFMIVSAAIAAVCFHPHVVVAGGLLAVAISTLLVRQLLVPSINAARDAQLAGDSQAGARFQRGHRLSVIINVAQLVFVTWALARLALSQA; encoded by the coding sequence ATGATCTCTCAGGCGATGCAGGTGGTGGGATGGTGGGCGTTGGGCGCGCTGTTCGGTGCCATGGTGTTCTTTCCGGCGGTGGTGGCGCCGCGGGTGTTCCGTGTCCTCGACGGTGAGTCCGCGGGCAACTTCCTGCGCGCACTGTTTCCTGGCTACTACCTCTTCATGATCGTCAGTGCCGCGATCGCGGCGGTGTGCTTTCACCCTCACGTGGTGGTGGCCGGGGGCTTGCTTGCGGTTGCCATCTCCACCCTGCTGGTGCGCCAGCTCCTGGTGCCGTCGATCAACGCTGCTCGCGATGCGCAGCTTGCCGGCGACTCGCAGGCGGGGGCGCGCTTCCAACGCGGCCATCGCCTCTCGGTGATCATCAACGTGGCGCAGCTGGTCTTCGTCACCTGGGCCCTGGCGCGACTCGCGCTCAGCCAGGCCTAG
- a CDS encoding alkane 1-monooxygenase, with the protein MSDAADVVQDGKPWRDRKRYLWPLGLVITLLPPLGGLLAERTGLTVFWYLLPIYAYGLVPLLDAWLGEDRHNPPESQVPSLERDPFYRAVLIAYLPAQYACFAWGVFTFVNGTLGWTESLGLILSLGLIGGGGINVAHELGHKPSAVSGWLAKLALMQTAYGHFYVEHNRGHHVRVATREDPASARYGETYYGFWVRTVFGGFASAWRLEQQRLGREGCGAWHWRNQVLQGLALTLALFVVTCLWLGAAVLPLLLAQAVIGFSLLEGVNYIEHYGLLRRRDGEGRLERVQPRHSWNSNHVMSNLMLYHLQRHSDHHAHWSRSYQALRHQADAPALPAGYTAMLLVALVPPLWRRIMDPRLLAHSGGDPSRLNAA; encoded by the coding sequence ATGAGCGACGCAGCAGACGTGGTGCAGGACGGTAAGCCCTGGCGTGATCGCAAGCGGTACCTGTGGCCGCTCGGCCTGGTGATCACCCTGCTGCCGCCGCTAGGCGGGCTGCTCGCCGAGCGCACCGGCCTCACCGTCTTCTGGTACCTGCTACCGATATACGCGTACGGCCTGGTGCCGCTGCTCGACGCGTGGCTTGGGGAGGACCGCCACAACCCACCCGAGTCGCAGGTGCCATCGCTCGAACGCGATCCCTTCTACCGCGCCGTCCTCATCGCCTACCTGCCGGCGCAGTACGCCTGCTTCGCGTGGGGCGTGTTCACCTTCGTGAACGGTACCCTGGGTTGGACCGAGTCCCTCGGGCTGATCCTCTCCCTCGGGCTCATCGGCGGGGGCGGGATCAACGTGGCCCACGAGCTCGGCCACAAGCCGAGTGCCGTGAGCGGCTGGCTGGCGAAGCTCGCCCTGATGCAGACCGCCTACGGGCACTTCTACGTCGAACACAATCGGGGACATCACGTGCGCGTCGCCACGCGAGAGGACCCTGCCAGCGCGCGCTACGGCGAGACCTATTACGGCTTTTGGGTACGCACGGTCTTCGGCGGCTTCGCTTCGGCGTGGCGTCTGGAGCAGCAGCGCCTGGGTCGGGAGGGGTGCGGGGCGTGGCATTGGCGCAACCAGGTGCTCCAAGGGCTGGCGCTCACGCTCGCCTTGTTCGTGGTCACCTGCCTCTGGCTGGGCGCGGCGGTGCTGCCGTTGTTGCTGGCACAGGCGGTGATCGGGTTCTCCCTGCTCGAGGGGGTGAACTACATCGAACACTACGGGTTGCTGCGCCGGCGCGACGGTGAGGGCCGCCTGGAGCGCGTGCAGCCACGTCACTCGTGGAACAGCAACCACGTGATGTCGAACCTGATGCTCTATCACCTGCAGCGCCATTCGGACCACCACGCGCACTGGTCGCGAAGCTACCAGGCGTTGCGTCACCAGGCCGACGCACCTGCCTTGCCCGCCGGCTACACGGCCATGCTCTTGGTGGCGCTCGTGCCGCCCCTGTGGCGTCGGATCATGGACCCGCGCCTGCTGGCCCACAGCGGCGGCGATCCGTCGCGCCTCAACGCCGCTTAG
- a CDS encoding L-threonylcarbamoyladenylate synthase, with product MSSAPIHPPSDSAIAAAAAALRAGELIAMPTETVYGVACDATNAEAIARLYAAKGRPHFNPLIAHVPSLASAHHEGVFDRRALALAEQCWPGPLTLVLPVQRAGRVAELARAGLDSIALRVPAHPVAQALLNAFEGPVAAPSANRSGRLSPTRSVDVATELGDALTLILDGGEPRVGLESTIVAALPDAPLRILRPGAFDAPTLSAIAGEPVHEQASDDTSIVAPGQLSSHYAPNASVRLNATHAEDSEVLLGFGPDVPPGATNLSPGGDTTEAAAKLYRLLRELDATGAQTIAVMPIPNEGLGVAINDRLRRAAAPRPVEGEP from the coding sequence GTGAGTTCCGCTCCGATCCATCCGCCCAGCGACTCGGCGATCGCCGCCGCCGCCGCCGCGCTGCGCGCCGGGGAACTGATCGCGATGCCCACGGAGACGGTGTACGGCGTGGCCTGCGACGCCACCAACGCCGAGGCGATCGCCCGCCTCTACGCGGCCAAGGGTCGGCCGCACTTCAACCCGCTGATCGCCCATGTGCCGTCGCTCGCGAGCGCCCACCACGAGGGTGTTTTCGATCGCCGTGCGCTCGCCCTCGCCGAGCAGTGCTGGCCTGGCCCCCTGACCCTCGTGCTCCCGGTGCAGCGGGCGGGACGGGTCGCCGAGCTCGCCCGCGCCGGCCTCGACAGCATCGCCCTTCGCGTACCCGCCCACCCCGTGGCGCAGGCCCTCCTGAACGCCTTCGAGGGCCCCGTGGCCGCCCCCTCCGCCAACCGCTCAGGCCGCCTGAGCCCGACGCGAAGTGTCGATGTGGCGACGGAACTCGGCGACGCCCTCACCTTGATTCTGGACGGCGGGGAGCCCCGCGTCGGACTCGAGTCGACGATCGTCGCCGCCCTCCCGGACGCCCCCTTGCGAATCCTCCGTCCCGGCGCCTTCGACGCCCCCACCTTGAGCGCCATCGCCGGCGAACCCGTGCACGAGCAGGCGAGCGACGATACGTCCATCGTCGCGCCGGGACAGCTGAGCTCCCACTATGCACCTAATGCTTCGGTTCGCTTAAATGCAACGCACGCGGAGGACAGCGAGGTGTTGCTGGGCTTCGGGCCGGATGTACCGCCCGGTGCGACCAACCTCTCCCCCGGTGGCGACACCACCGAGGCAGCCGCCAAGCTCTACCGATTGCTCCGCGAGCTGGACGCGACCGGCGCGCAGACGATAGCGGTGATGCCCATCCCCAACGAAGGCCTCGGTGTTGCGATCAACGACCGCCTGCGCCGGGCAGCCGCCCCGCGCCCGGTCGAGGGTGAGCCCTAA
- a CDS encoding group 1 truncated hemoglobin — MLRHRIFALAGAILCGVLSTGASAQTLYDDLGGALAIECWIDEALPILVEDERIGDFFAGELNAGQAQSLRDSLVEFACAASGGPCVYTGRDMSCAHAGLAIDHQSFRIFLRDLEKAAARCRVQNAGWMTDPAYSLLNKALLGLRPPIVQDDPGENPLGEPGCPAP, encoded by the coding sequence ATGTTGCGTCATCGAATCTTCGCCCTTGCGGGTGCCATCCTCTGCGGGGTCTTGTCCACGGGTGCGTCCGCGCAGACCCTCTACGACGATCTGGGCGGTGCACTGGCCATCGAATGCTGGATCGACGAGGCCTTGCCGATCCTGGTCGAGGACGAGCGCATCGGCGACTTCTTCGCCGGCGAGCTCAACGCGGGGCAGGCGCAGAGCCTGCGCGATTCACTGGTGGAGTTCGCGTGCGCGGCCTCCGGTGGCCCGTGCGTCTACACCGGGCGTGACATGTCCTGTGCTCACGCTGGCCTCGCCATCGACCACCAGTCCTTCCGCATCTTCCTGCGCGATCTGGAGAAGGCGGCGGCGCGCTGCCGCGTGCAGAACGCGGGGTGGATGACCGATCCCGCGTACTCGCTGCTCAACAAGGCGCTGCTCGGCCTGCGTCCGCCGATCGTGCAGGACGATCCCGGTGAGAATCCCCTCGGAGAGCCTGGCTGTCCCGCTCCCTAG
- a CDS encoding Xaa-Pro peptidase family protein — protein sequence MNKRDFLKLTAATSLGLAANRTISAAPASSETLSDITGDAKPISSAERLARIEKAQALMAKHGLDAILLEAGSALVYFTGVRWWRSERFTGAVIPREGKPTIITPYFEEPSIQESLEVSADVRTWHENENPFEHVREVLADRGVKEGNLGIEETVRYFIADSVRQAAPRLEQRSANPVTRGCRMIKSATELALMQRATDVTMTAYRHIYPRIEAGMNSFDISQMMTQATRALGGSPKFSLVLLNEASAYPHGTRQAQTVREGSLILMDCGCEVHDYESDVSRTWVFGDPSPKQRKVWATVKRGQELALETAKVGVPAGKVDEVVRAFYAKEGFGPGYRTPGLSHRLGHGIGMDGHEPVNFVQGEPTPLAPGMCFSNEPGIYLFGEFGVRLEDCLHMEEDGPHLFSALTPSIDAPFG from the coding sequence ATGAACAAACGCGACTTTCTGAAGCTCACCGCTGCGACCAGCCTCGGGCTGGCGGCGAATCGCACGATCAGCGCAGCGCCCGCGAGCAGCGAGACCCTGAGCGACATCACGGGCGACGCGAAGCCGATCTCGAGCGCCGAGCGCCTCGCGCGCATCGAGAAGGCGCAGGCGCTGATGGCGAAGCACGGCTTGGACGCGATCTTGCTCGAGGCAGGCTCCGCCCTGGTCTACTTCACCGGCGTGCGCTGGTGGCGATCGGAACGCTTCACCGGCGCGGTGATCCCCCGCGAGGGCAAGCCGACGATCATCACGCCTTACTTCGAGGAGCCGTCGATCCAGGAGAGCCTCGAGGTGAGCGCCGACGTGCGCACCTGGCACGAGAACGAGAACCCCTTCGAGCACGTACGCGAGGTGCTCGCGGACCGCGGCGTGAAGGAAGGCAACCTCGGCATCGAGGAGACGGTGCGCTACTTCATCGCGGACAGCGTGCGGCAAGCCGCCCCCCGCCTCGAGCAACGCTCGGCGAACCCGGTTACCCGCGGTTGCCGCATGATCAAGAGCGCGACGGAACTCGCGCTCATGCAGCGGGCGACGGACGTCACGATGACCGCCTACCGCCACATCTACCCGCGCATCGAAGCCGGCATGAACTCCTTCGACATCTCACAGATGATGACCCAGGCCACCCGCGCCCTCGGCGGCTCGCCGAAGTTCTCCCTGGTGTTGCTGAATGAGGCGAGCGCCTATCCCCACGGCACGCGCCAGGCGCAGACCGTGCGCGAGGGCAGCTTGATCCTGATGGACTGCGGCTGCGAGGTGCACGACTACGAGTCCGACGTCTCGCGCACCTGGGTCTTCGGCGACCCCTCGCCGAAGCAGCGCAAGGTGTGGGCAACGGTGAAGCGCGGCCAGGAGCTCGCCCTCGAGACCGCCAAGGTGGGCGTGCCCGCGGGCAAGGTGGACGAAGTGGTCCGCGCCTTTTACGCGAAGGAGGGCTTCGGCCCGGGCTACCGCACCCCGGGCCTCTCCCACCGCCTCGGCCACGGCATCGGCATGGACGGCCACGAGCCGGTGAATTTCGTCCAGGGTGAACCCACGCCCCTGGCGCCGGGCATGTGCTTCTCCAACGAGCCCGGCATCTACCTATTCGGTGAGTTCGGCGTACGCCTCGAAGACTGCCTGCATATGGAGGAAGACGGCCCCCACCTGTTCTCGGCCCTGACCCCCTCGATCGACGCCCCCTTCGGCTGA